One Vibrio quintilis DNA segment encodes these proteins:
- a CDS encoding alpha-2-macroglobulin family protein: MGKRICASVVLLLLFISCLAPASAESPKVTFIGPYHHQGKPALIVQFDRQVKTTKVARIFALEGNKDNLQEVKQTGRWFFNAAHTAVIFDQVKVSQRYRIRLLPQIKTNGDTDREKDVTVYERQPQVHLIGRGPVVPAKGSRTVPVSVVNAKQLTVEVLKVQKPARLLSHIYYSSGTDTWALGRQQKNYQAVTTLSFDVPDAEINQDIRTAIQLPETLENGWYILLIKITGDVYQSNQVIAHVLLTDMGIQAKVFQNQLSVLLNSFSGTTKITDAHVSILRDDKRIKLGMMKSSQHAFSYQARKGDILVIRQGKQMSVLPLKEVPLDLSDFQVTGRDWQQTEAFVYSNRTLFKPGDMLPLNIVLRDQDGQLLEKQRLYVEYRQPDGNVAGARWLDPINQTDGFYQDRFSIPTSAPLGKWTAYIKSNKNAQRAINQFTFNVSEFVPERMDMAVDIAKGQQNKIESLPVSVDGQYLFGAPAAGNQVNLSAYYQVRHHFDGAYHDFFVGQPFRIRSWKDLPELKPFKLDDKGHHQLELPLIKQLLLKAPVVAKFNFELLETGGASIQRNKSLMLWTGQSLPGIRPQTDEINAFTQARFDIGLLSGTGKLLQSGRIQYLLERNRGGYYWTYTEADGWQLEHDNDWQPVQSGIVEVQKGKTTPLAVDVEWGRYRLILNHQKDQVTRYEFRAGWDDSDGQLKPVKPDQLTMTLDKKAYQDGEQVQVTVNTDVAGELHLALESDKVEWHQEQHIQQGEHRFSVPLNQLTRHDLYLSATLISAGHGNPRRLFAVLPVRLDRKSRRLAVEIEPLPTLLPSQGADIVVRLKHPVKQPTWVTLSLVDKGIINLSRYRVPDIHAWFFDQRRYHADVIDLYSRLYQQRPDSFLTHRYGGDTELSANAHLDQTVEAKTITLMSRPVAFDNDGKAIIHVDIPDYNGQAQVVAMAFNPNHFGQAVTDVKIASPIVSELAVPRFLTPGDTSQTLLEVFNQTEVEQNITADLTFSSPLSAKQPTRKTFRLSPGERDSVAMNYRIGMIQNPVEMASLSLTIHAQGADGKTYGQQRSWQVPVRLEQPFISRQTLKTLPAKTKDNSSGFPQQKLTEAFWQGLSYQQPGPARLTYSHAPQLGIAEYADHLFGYPYGCAEQTTSKAAPWLLNDSSLESLKKKAAKGRSEQQMLKKAVTRLATMQKGNGSFALWDKHGRERPWVSVYVTEFLIQADQQFPGLVPEKMLKKAQANIARYPQKSSLDATRYYAAWVNARMKQLDYSTLWQLSNVAEKHQLNSPLSAAYLGAAWLLQGSKEKGEKFLLQSEWLKQQSRYADYDYGTQLRDQARILVLLSELEKVIKFSTELSDYRNRLAKKVMIRATRDSYLSTQERIALVQAGIALKALNQKPVELILEHDGHRRRLQTTGSGSVTAMSGDIVKNPNPDPLFVQVTTTGLASPESLHSVIEAKTVQREYLRGNGQAYHGEPLKMGEKLIVTVSYKLKEHIRNAMIVEYLPTGFVLENPARTNSEDLIRRAGLKPSSHAETVEYRNDRLMAALDMNSYETYRFNYVIRAETPGKAKVPALYMEDMYHPEWFIYQPSSLQTLTIKSQ, from the coding sequence ATGGGAAAGCGTATTTGCGCAAGTGTTGTTTTGCTTCTCCTTTTTATTTCATGTCTCGCTCCGGCAAGCGCGGAGTCACCAAAAGTCACCTTTATCGGGCCTTACCATCATCAGGGAAAACCGGCTTTGATTGTTCAGTTCGATCGTCAGGTGAAAACGACGAAAGTTGCCCGGATATTTGCCCTTGAAGGAAATAAAGATAATCTTCAGGAAGTAAAACAAACGGGGCGCTGGTTTTTTAATGCCGCTCACACGGCTGTGATTTTTGATCAGGTGAAAGTCAGTCAGCGATACCGAATTCGCTTGTTACCACAAATTAAAACGAATGGTGATACTGACCGGGAAAAGGATGTCACTGTATATGAGCGTCAGCCTCAGGTACATCTGATTGGACGGGGGCCGGTTGTTCCCGCCAAAGGAAGCCGGACAGTACCGGTTTCGGTTGTGAATGCAAAGCAGTTAACTGTGGAAGTGCTGAAAGTTCAGAAGCCAGCCCGTTTGCTCAGCCATATTTATTACAGTTCTGGTACAGATACCTGGGCGCTGGGGCGTCAGCAGAAGAATTATCAGGCCGTTACGACACTGAGCTTCGATGTTCCGGACGCTGAAATAAATCAGGATATCCGGACGGCGATTCAACTGCCGGAAACGCTGGAAAATGGCTGGTATATTTTGCTGATCAAAATTACCGGTGATGTTTATCAGAGTAATCAGGTGATTGCACATGTCTTACTGACAGATATGGGTATTCAGGCGAAAGTCTTTCAAAACCAGCTTAGCGTGTTACTGAATTCGTTTTCCGGTACGACCAAAATCACGGACGCACATGTCAGTATTTTGAGAGATGATAAGCGCATTAAACTTGGTATGATGAAGTCATCTCAGCACGCTTTCAGTTATCAGGCCCGTAAGGGCGATATTCTGGTGATTCGTCAGGGAAAGCAAATGAGTGTCTTGCCGTTAAAAGAGGTTCCGCTTGATTTATCGGACTTTCAGGTGACAGGCCGGGACTGGCAGCAAACGGAAGCTTTTGTTTATTCGAACCGGACATTATTCAAACCCGGCGATATGCTTCCCCTGAATATTGTGCTGCGGGATCAGGACGGCCAGTTACTGGAAAAACAACGGCTGTACGTTGAGTACCGGCAACCGGACGGAAATGTTGCAGGTGCCCGCTGGTTAGATCCAATCAATCAAACCGATGGTTTCTATCAGGACCGGTTTAGTATTCCGACCAGTGCGCCCCTGGGGAAATGGACGGCTTATATTAAGTCAAATAAGAACGCACAACGGGCGATCAATCAGTTTACATTCAATGTGAGTGAATTTGTCCCGGAACGGATGGATATGGCGGTCGATATCGCTAAAGGGCAGCAAAATAAGATTGAGTCATTACCGGTTTCTGTGGATGGACAATATCTTTTCGGTGCGCCTGCTGCCGGCAATCAAGTCAACCTTTCGGCGTATTACCAGGTTCGTCATCACTTCGATGGAGCCTACCACGATTTTTTTGTCGGTCAGCCATTCCGGATTCGCAGCTGGAAGGATTTACCGGAGCTGAAACCCTTTAAGCTGGATGATAAAGGACATCATCAGCTTGAACTGCCGCTGATAAAACAGTTGTTATTAAAGGCGCCGGTTGTGGCTAAATTTAATTTTGAGCTTTTAGAAACCGGCGGGGCCAGTATCCAGCGAAATAAATCTCTCATGCTATGGACCGGTCAATCCTTACCGGGCATTCGTCCGCAAACGGATGAAATTAATGCATTCACTCAGGCCCGGTTTGATATCGGTTTGCTTAGCGGCACCGGGAAACTGTTACAGTCCGGCCGGATTCAATATTTGCTGGAAAGAAACCGCGGCGGCTATTACTGGACCTATACAGAAGCTGACGGATGGCAGCTGGAACATGATAATGACTGGCAGCCGGTTCAGTCCGGCATTGTTGAGGTGCAGAAAGGAAAAACCACACCGCTGGCCGTTGATGTCGAGTGGGGCAGATACCGCCTGATTCTCAATCACCAAAAAGATCAGGTGACCCGGTATGAATTTCGTGCCGGATGGGATGACAGCGATGGTCAGCTGAAGCCGGTTAAACCCGATCAGCTGACGATGACACTGGATAAAAAGGCTTATCAGGACGGTGAACAGGTTCAGGTCACAGTGAATACTGATGTTGCCGGCGAGCTGCATCTCGCACTGGAATCGGATAAAGTCGAATGGCATCAGGAGCAGCACATACAACAAGGTGAACACCGTTTCAGTGTGCCGCTTAATCAACTGACCCGGCATGATTTGTACCTTTCTGCCACGTTGATCAGTGCCGGTCATGGGAATCCCCGCCGGTTATTTGCTGTTCTGCCTGTCAGACTGGACAGAAAATCACGCCGCCTGGCGGTTGAGATTGAGCCTCTGCCGACACTGCTGCCTTCTCAGGGAGCCGATATTGTTGTCCGGTTGAAGCACCCGGTAAAACAGCCGACATGGGTGACGCTGTCACTTGTGGACAAAGGTATTATTAATCTCTCCCGCTACCGGGTGCCGGATATTCACGCCTGGTTTTTTGATCAGCGCCGTTATCATGCGGATGTGATTGATCTGTATTCACGGTTATATCAACAGCGCCCGGATTCATTTTTGACTCACAGATACGGGGGCGATACTGAACTCAGTGCGAATGCACACCTTGACCAGACGGTTGAAGCTAAAACTATCACTTTGATGTCCCGGCCGGTTGCTTTTGATAATGATGGAAAAGCTATCATTCATGTGGATATTCCTGATTATAATGGTCAGGCGCAGGTCGTGGCGATGGCGTTTAATCCGAATCATTTTGGTCAGGCTGTGACCGATGTCAAAATCGCATCTCCGATAGTTTCTGAACTTGCGGTGCCGCGTTTTCTGACACCGGGAGATACCAGCCAGACACTACTGGAGGTATTCAACCAGACTGAGGTTGAACAGAATATCACCGCTGACCTCACGTTTTCTTCACCGCTTTCTGCGAAGCAACCAACCCGTAAGACATTTCGTCTTTCCCCCGGAGAAAGGGATTCTGTTGCGATGAACTATCGTATCGGGATGATTCAGAATCCGGTTGAAATGGCCAGTCTGAGTTTGACTATTCATGCGCAGGGTGCGGATGGCAAAACTTACGGGCAACAGCGTAGCTGGCAGGTACCGGTGCGCCTGGAGCAGCCCTTTATCAGCAGACAGACTTTGAAGACTTTGCCTGCCAAGACAAAAGATAATTCTTCCGGATTCCCGCAACAGAAACTGACAGAAGCTTTCTGGCAGGGGCTTTCCTATCAACAACCCGGCCCGGCCCGGCTGACTTATTCACACGCGCCTCAGCTGGGGATTGCGGAATATGCTGATCATTTGTTTGGTTATCCTTACGGGTGTGCAGAACAGACTACCAGTAAAGCGGCACCCTGGTTGCTGAATGACAGCTCGCTGGAATCACTGAAGAAGAAAGCAGCAAAAGGCCGCTCCGAACAACAGATGCTGAAAAAAGCGGTGACCCGGCTGGCAACCATGCAAAAAGGAAATGGCAGTTTTGCTTTGTGGGATAAGCATGGCCGGGAACGTCCGTGGGTGAGTGTGTATGTGACCGAATTTCTGATTCAGGCAGATCAGCAGTTTCCCGGACTGGTACCGGAGAAGATGTTGAAGAAAGCGCAGGCGAATATCGCCCGTTACCCACAAAAGTCTTCGCTGGATGCAACCCGGTATTACGCGGCCTGGGTAAACGCCAGAATGAAACAGCTGGACTACAGTACATTATGGCAACTGAGCAATGTGGCTGAAAAGCATCAGCTGAATTCGCCTTTATCTGCCGCTTATCTCGGGGCTGCCTGGTTATTGCAGGGGTCAAAAGAGAAAGGGGAAAAATTCCTGCTGCAATCTGAATGGCTCAAACAACAGTCCCGGTACGCGGATTATGATTACGGTACCCAGTTGCGGGATCAGGCCAGAATTCTGGTCTTACTCTCTGAACTGGAGAAGGTGATTAAATTCAGTACTGAGCTGTCAGATTATCGAAACCGGCTGGCGAAAAAAGTGATGATCAGGGCGACACGGGATTCGTATCTGAGTACCCAGGAAAGGATCGCACTGGTGCAGGCCGGCATTGCGCTGAAAGCACTGAACCAGAAGCCTGTGGAACTGATTCTTGAGCATGATGGACACCGCCGCAGGCTGCAAACTACCGGAAGTGGTTCTGTGACGGCAATGAGCGGGGACATTGTGAAGAACCCGAATCCGGATCCTCTCTTTGTGCAGGTCACCACAACAGGCCTTGCCAGTCCTGAAAGTCTCCATTCAGTCATTGAGGCGAAAACAGTTCAGCGGGAGTATCTGCGCGGTAATGGTCAGGCATATCACGGAGAACCACTGAAAATGGGGGAAAAGCTGATCGTGACAGTGAGCTATAAACTGAAGGAGCACATCAGAAATGCCATGATTGTGGAGTATCTCCCGACCGGGTTCGTCCTTGAGAATCCGGCCCGGACGAACAGCGAAGATTTAATCCGCCGGGCGGGGCTAAAGCCCTCCAGCCATGCTGAAACTGTGGAATACCGGAATGACCGGCTGATGGCTGCACTTGATATGAACAGCTATGAGACCTATCGTTTTAATTATGTCATCCGTGCGGAGACGCCCGGAAAAGCAAAAGTACCGGCCTTGTATATGGAAGATATGTATCACCCGGAATGGTTTATTTATCAGCCTTCATCCTTGCAGACACTAACGATTAAGAGTCAGTGA